A window of the Bradyrhizobium diazoefficiens genome harbors these coding sequences:
- a CDS encoding putative hydro-lyase: protein MTVLVAAQQTETPDTLPSRQVRLAYRGGEVGSTAGVAPGFVQGNLAILPAEYAGAFHRFCQLNPKPCPIIGMSDVGSPHIPALGADLDIRTDVPRYRVWRDGEVVDEPTDVTKHWRDDLVTFVLGCSFSFEEALLDEGMPIRHIEQNVRVPMYRTNIACGEAGPFAGPMVVSMRPFKPADAIRAVQITSRYPAVHGAPVHLGHPHLIGIKDIAKPDYGDPVFVADDEIPVFWACGVTPQSVINAAKVPFAITHSPGLMLVTDLKNRNMAVI, encoded by the coding sequence ATGACTGTTTTGGTGGCAGCGCAGCAAACTGAAACACCCGACACCCTCCCGAGCCGCCAGGTGCGGCTCGCCTATCGTGGCGGCGAGGTCGGATCGACCGCAGGGGTCGCGCCCGGCTTCGTCCAGGGCAATCTGGCGATCCTGCCGGCGGAATACGCCGGGGCTTTCCACCGCTTCTGCCAGCTCAATCCCAAACCGTGTCCGATCATCGGCATGTCCGACGTCGGCAGCCCGCACATCCCGGCGCTCGGCGCCGATCTCGACATTCGCACCGATGTGCCGCGCTACCGCGTCTGGCGCGACGGCGAGGTCGTGGACGAGCCGACCGACGTCACCAAGCACTGGCGCGACGATCTCGTGACCTTCGTGCTGGGCTGCTCGTTCTCGTTCGAAGAGGCGCTGCTCGACGAGGGCATGCCGATCCGCCACATCGAGCAGAACGTGCGGGTGCCGATGTACCGCACCAATATCGCCTGCGGCGAGGCCGGCCCGTTCGCGGGGCCGATGGTGGTCTCGATGCGTCCGTTCAAGCCGGCCGATGCGATCCGCGCGGTGCAGATCACCTCGCGCTATCCCGCAGTGCACGGCGCGCCCGTGCATCTCGGCCATCCGCATCTGATCGGCATCAAGGACATTGCCAAACCCGACTATGGTGATCCCGTATTTGTTGCCGATGACGAGATCCCGGTGTTCTGGGCCTGCGGCGTGACGCCGCAATCAGTCATCAATGCAGCCAAGGTCCCGTTCGCGATCACGCATTCGCCCGGCCTGATGCTGGTGACGGATCTGAAGAACAGGAACATGGCCGTGATTTAG